One Capsicum annuum cultivar UCD-10X-F1 chromosome 2, UCD10Xv1.1, whole genome shotgun sequence genomic window carries:
- the LOC107860369 gene encoding BEL1-like homeodomain protein 4, which yields MGIATQLTTSPCVTSHNSKGHQYPVIHQVSENLNSMSQDYHHHSLFSFPNGFEREQHHQQQQQQQQQHMAGQQIRRDKLRVQGFEPQSFEEETSGLPAVYETAGMLSEMFNFPPGAAAPNATELIETQFNPNFRQPNPNLNPRPQQIHAAAMGNEWFGNRQGMLVGGGASQQLGYAKNHTPNAAESMQLFLMNPQPRSPSPSPDPNSTSSRLHMLLPNPSSTSTLQGFPNPAEGSFGQFMTWGSTGASAATATHHLNNPNEIGGVNVAESQGLSLSLSSSLQHKAEELQMSGETGGMLFFNQGGPSTSGQFRYKNLNMGGSGISPNIHQVHVGYGSSLGVVNVLRNSRYAKAAQELLEEFCSVGRGKFKKNNNKAAATNPNSYPSGGNSGGSNNETSSKDVPPLSAADRIEHQRRKVKLLSMLDEVDRRYNHYCEQMQMVVNSFDLVMGFGAAIPYTSLAQKAMSRHFRCLKDAIATQLKHSCELLGEKDAGTSGLTKGETPRLKMLEQSLRQQRAFHQMGMMEQEAWRPQRGLPERSVNILRAWLFEHFLHPYPSDADKHLLARQTGLSRNQVSNWFINARVRLWKPMVEDMYQQEAKEEEEGAGDEKSQSQNSGNNIITQTPNSMSNSSSTNMTTITTTAAAPTTTTALGAAETATAATAITVTSSKRSLINAPDSDPSLVPINSFSHNQATFPTNIHDPDAAACRRGGGDGTTTNTHDHMGSTMIRFGTTAGDVSLTLGLRHAGNLPENTHFFG from the exons ATGGGAATAGCAACACAACTAACAACTAGTCCTTGCGTTACATCTCATAATTCAAAGGGTCATCAATATCCAGTAATTCATCAAGTCTCGGAAAACCTCAATTCTATGTCCCAAGACTATCATCATCACAGTCTCTTCAGTTTCCCTAATGGGTTCGAGAGGGAACAGCACCAccagcagcagcagcaacagcAGCAGCAACACATGGCCGGTCAACAGATCCGTCGAGATAAATTGCGAGTGCAAGGATTCGAACCTCAATCATTTGAAGAAGAAACTAGTGGTCTCCCAGCAGTTTATGAGACCGCTGGAATGTTATCTGAAATGTTTAATTTCCCTCCTGGAGCAGCTGCACCCAACGCAACGGAATTAATTGAAACTCAATTCAATCCGAATTTTAGACAACCGAACCCAAACCTGAATCCACGGCCGCAGCAGATTCATGCTGCGGCCATGGGAAACGAGTGGTTCGGGAACCGACAAGGGATGTTAGTGGGTGGAGGTGCAAGTCAACAATTGGGATATGCAAAAAATCATACTCCTAATGCGGCGGAGTCCATGCAACTCTTCCTAATGAATCCACAACCAAGGTCACCTTCGCCATCTCCGGATCCTAATTCAACTTCTTCAAGGCTTCACATGTTGTTACCCAACCCATCATCTACTTCAACACTCCAAGGGTTTCCCAATCCGGCCGAAGGATCCTTCGGTCAATTCATGACATGGGGGAGTACCGGAGCAAGTGCCGCCACAGCAACACATCATCTCAATAACCCGAATGAAATTGGAGGAGTAAACGTCGCAGAAAGTCAAGGTCTTTCTCTATCCTTGTCATCTTCGTTACAGCACAAGGCGGAGGAATTACAGATGAGTGGGGAAACTGGTGGTATGTTGTTCTTCAATCAAGGAGGACCTAGTACTTCCGGACAATTCCGATACAAGAATTTGAATATGGGTGGCTCAGGAATAAGTCCAaatattcatcaagtccatgttGGGTATGGGTCATCATTAGGAGTTGTCAATGTGTTGAGAAACTCAAGGTACGCGAAAGCTGCCCAAGAACTCCTTGAAGAATTCTGCAGTGTTGGGAGAGgtaaattcaagaagaataacAACAAAGCAGCAGCCACGAACCCTAATTCCTATCCGAGTGGCGGCAACAGCGGTGGCAGTAACAATGAAACTTCTTCAAAAGATGTCCCTCCTTTGTCCGCTGCTGATAGAATTGAGCATCAGAGGAGGAAGGTCAAACTTTTATCTATGCTTGATGAG GTAGACAGGAGGTACAATCATTACTGCGAACAAATGCAGATGGTGGTAAATTCATTTGATTTAGTGATGGGTTTCGGCGCAGCAATTCCCTACACATCACTAGCACAAAAGGCAATGTCTAGGCATTTCCGGTGCTTGAAAGATGCAATAGCAACACAATTGAAGCATAGTTGTGAGTTGTTAGGTGAGAAAGATGCAGGCACATCAGGATTGACTAAAGGAGAAACTCCTAGGCTTAAAATGCTTGAACAAAGCTTGAGGCAACAAAGGGCGTTTCACCAAATGGGAATGATGGAACAAGAAGCTTGGAGACCACAAAGAGGCTTACCTGAACGTTCTGTCAACATTTTAAGAGCTTGGCTTTTTGAGCATTTTCTACATCC GTATCCAAGCGATGCTGATAAACATCTGTTGGCAAGGCAGACTGGTCTCTCCAGAAACCAG GTATCAAACTGGTTCATAAATGCCAGGGTGCGGTTGTGGAAACCTATGGTAGAAGATATGTATCAACAAGaagccaaagaagaagaagagggtgCTGGTGATGAAAAGAGCCAAAGCCAAAACAGTGGCAATAACATTATTACCCAAACGCCTAATAGCATGAGTAACTCTTCTTCTACTAATatgacaacaataacaacaacagcaGCAGCCCCTACAACTACGACAGCACTAGGTGCTGCAGAGACAGCAACAGCTGCCACTGCTATAACTGTTACCTCAAGCAAAAGATCCCTAATCAATGCCCCTGATAGTGACCCTTCACTTGTGCCAATCAATTCTTTCTCCCATAACCAAGCTACTTTTCCGACCAACATTCATGATCCCGACGCCGCCGCGTGCCGTCGCGGCGGCGGCGACGGAACCACCACCAATACTCATGATCATATGGGGTCCACCATGATAAGGTTTGGGACCACCGCAGGTGACGTGTCACTCACCTTAGGGTTACGCCATGCAGGAAATTTACCAGAGAATACTCATTTCTTTGGTTAA